The genomic region ACTCTGTGCTAAAAAAGGTTACGCAGCCGAAATAGAATTTCGTGTCACCACTAGCGCAGGGAAAATTTGCTGGTACAAGCTATACGGGAAATCATTTGAGAATGGTAGCTCCGCTCAATATCAAGTTGTTGGAATCTTGCAGGAAACTACTGAAAATCGACTTGCAAAAGATCGCCTAGCTCAGGCAGCAACGGTTTTTGAATGTTCCACGGAAGGTATTATCATCCTGAACAAGAACAAGTTGGTTGATTGCGCCAATAATGCCTTTTATTCCATGACCCAGTATCAAGAGCGTAATCTCAAGAATAAAGAATTGCCTTTTCTTACCCATCGATCACTGAATGGAAATATTTATGAGGACTTATGGCGTAGCGTTGAGACACATGGCTGTTGGCGCGGAGAAATCAAGGCATTTAAAAGAAATAAAGAAATAATGTACATCTGGCTTACGATCGGACTAATTCCGGTCGAGACAGGTATGGAAAAGCAGTTTGTAGTGATGATATCGGATATTACAAAGATCCGTGAAACCCAAGAGCAATTAGCGCATTTTGCGTATTACGATAGCCTTACTAATTTACCTAATCGTATTTTGATCATGGATCGCCTCAATCAGGCCATAGCAAAGGCGGCACGTGATTCATCCTTGCTGGGCATATTATTTATTGATCTGGATAACTTTAAACGAATTAATGATACTTTGGGGCATAAACACGGCGATTCAATGCTATGTCTCATTTCGCAAAGAATATTATCAGTATTACGCCAAAGCGATACATTAGGGAGATTGAGCGGGGATGAGTATATTGCTGTTGCGGGTAACGTTGAATCATATGATGCCTTGATCAGAATTGCCGGAAAAATATTGGATTGCATTTCGAAGCCTGTCGTTCTCAGTAATATGGAAATAATCCCCTCATGCAGTATTGGCATCAGCGTGTATCCCCATCACTCCGAAAATCCGGATCATTTAGTGCAAATGGCGGATACAGCAATGTACGAAGCTAAAAAGAACGGGCGTAACAATTACGCCTTCTATCATCCTGGTCTAACACAAAGGGCCGCCCATCACCTGACGCGGGAAAGGGAATTGCATCATGCGCTGATCAATGATGAATTTTTACTTTATTTTCAGCCCCAATTTTCTCTGATAAATAAAGAAATAATTGGAGTGGAAGCTCTGATCCGTTGGAAGCATCCCAAGAGAGGACTACTACTACCGGCAGAAATTATTCCCGTTGCCGAAACCAGCCGATTAATTATTGATATCGGTAATTGGGTCTTAAAGGAAGCATGCAAGCAACTGCATCAATGGCGAACCGATGGTTTGGACAATTTACGTATGTCAGTAAATGTTTCAATACGCCAGCTCGCAGATAATAATCTGCAAAAATTTATCGCAAAATTATTACATCAGTATTCTCTCCCTGCGCATTCTCTCGAACTGGAAATCACAGAATCTTGTTTGCAAAATGAATTAATTTATATCTCCTGCCTGGAACAATTAAAAAAATTGGGAATACTCATCTCCATTGATGATTTTGGCACAGGTTATTCTTGCCTGAGTTCGTTAAAAAACCTCCCGATACATCGCTTAAAGATTGACCAAAGCTTTGTTAAGGGAATCCCGCTGGACAAGAATGATTGCGCCATTGCAACAGCTGTTCTGGCATTAGCTCAGAAGCTTAATCTGCAAGTAACCGCTGAAGGCATCGAAACATATGATCAGATTACTTTTTTGCTCGGTCACGGATGTAATGAATTACAGGGTTACTGGCTTAGCAAACCGATTTCTCCCAAACACATCCCCGATTTAATACGTGACTTTCCCGATCAATTGGCAGATTTAAAATCCTGAGTTTTTATTCATCATCAGCAAATCCAGTTATGTCTTCTAATCGATTTAGAAATTTCAGCAACCCCGAGGAAATGGTACACCTTGCTGTGGAAGCCTCCCCTAATGGGATGGTGATGGTCAACGGTGAAGGTAAAATAGTCTTGGTAAATTCAGCTTCGGAAAAACTTTTCGGTTATTCTCGGCAAGAACTTATCGGGCAGCCAATTGAAATGCTGCTACCGGGGCGATTTCGCGCACACCATCCAGAGCTGCGGCTTACTTATGTGAAGGAATCAAAGTCTCGCCCGATGGGCCATGGCAGGGACCTCTATGGTTTGCACAAAAATGGAAAGGAATTTCCGGTCGAAGTTGGCCTTAATCCAGTTGAAACCAAGCACGATGGGACGTTTGTACTGGCTGTCATCATTGACATAAGTGAGCGCAGACAAGCTGAGAAAATGATTAACCTGGCCGTGGAAGCAGCGCCAAATGGTATGGTCATGACCGATCATAATGGGAAAATTTTGTTGGTCAATTCCACAACTGAGGAATTGTTCGGTTATCTGCGTCAAGACATGATAGGACAACCGATAGAAATGCTCATACCGGCATCACACCATTCGCACCACCCGGCATTGAGAAAGAATTTTCTAAAAAACCCTAGTAAAC from Nitrosomonas ureae harbors:
- a CDS encoding EAL domain-containing protein, with translation MSEFIKILIIEDEKIVALDLKRRLTKLGYHVTGMAANGQKALTLVNQDLPNIVLMDIHIQGSMDGIELAGILQRTHSIPIIYLTAYSEAQTVTRAKATKPYGYLLKPFSDRELNIIIQVSIERYESDILLKKSEQHLRLALEAARMGTWEVTKASQKVFMGKSPRGDLEPITNWESFFLTIDNSDKSKVCDFIDKLCAKKGYAAEIEFRVTTSAGKICWYKLYGKSFENGSSAQYQVVGILQETTENRLAKDRLAQAATVFECSTEGIIILNKNKLVDCANNAFYSMTQYQERNLKNKELPFLTHRSLNGNIYEDLWRSVETHGCWRGEIKAFKRNKEIMYIWLTIGLIPVETGMEKQFVVMISDITKIRETQEQLAHFAYYDSLTNLPNRILIMDRLNQAIAKAARDSSLLGILFIDLDNFKRINDTLGHKHGDSMLCLISQRILSVLRQSDTLGRLSGDEYIAVAGNVESYDALIRIAGKILDCISKPVVLSNMEIIPSCSIGISVYPHHSENPDHLVQMADTAMYEAKKNGRNNYAFYHPGLTQRAAHHLTRERELHHALINDEFLLYFQPQFSLINKEIIGVEALIRWKHPKRGLLLPAEIIPVAETSRLIIDIGNWVLKEACKQLHQWRTDGLDNLRMSVNVSIRQLADNNLQKFIAKLLHQYSLPAHSLELEITESCLQNELIYISCLEQLKKLGILISIDDFGTGYSCLSSLKNLPIHRLKIDQSFVKGIPLDKNDCAIATAVLALAQKLNLQVTAEGIETYDQITFLLGHGCNELQGYWLSKPISPKHIPDLIRDFPDQLADLKS